AGAGGGACACACCCGAGGGGATCGACTTCGCGCCCGGAAGCGCCGCGGAGGCCGCCGGGACGGTCTACGATCACGAGTTCGAGCACGCGGTCTGTGCTGCGGGCGTGATCCGTGAGGACGGGGAGTTCGCCTGGGCGATCGAGAACGGACAGGACTGAAGGCCCACCTCCCCCTACGAGGGGTATGTGCGTCGGCCTCGTCTCCGATGTCCACGCGAACCGGGTCACGCTCGAGGCCGCTTCCGACAGGGGAGTCCACGTCCCGCTCCGGACGCTGCTCGCCATCGGGGTCCCCCTCTCGATCCTGATCGCCGTCCTCGCCCTGACGATCCTCTGAGATCGAGCGGCCGAGCGACCGAAAGGCGGACCCGTCGCTGGTCGGTATCTGAGGTATGGCCGACGATCCGGAGTTCGACGTCGAGGACTGGCGGGCGGAACTCGAGGAGAAACGCGACGAGAAGGACGAGTTCTTTTCGACCCATCCCCAGTCGCCGATCCCGCCCGAGGGACGAGGGGGGTTCGACGGACTCGACTACTTCGAGCCCGACCCACAGTACCGCCTCAAGGCGACGGTCTCGATCCCCGAGGATCCCGCTTCCGACCCGGTCTACATGGAGACCACCGCCGGAGGGGAGGTCCGCTATCTCCGAACCGTGGTCCTGACGATGGATCTCGAACGCGAGGATCCCGACCTTGCGGACACGGAACTCGAACTCGCGGGCTACGAACAGGAAGGCACTGATGGCGCGCTGTTCGTCCCCTTTCGGGACAAGACCACCGGCCAGATGACCTACGAGGGCGGGCGTTACATGGAACTCGCGGCCGAGGACGACCTCGCGGAGGGCGACTCGATCGTGGTCGATTTCAACCTCGCGTACACCCCCTTCTGTGCGTACAGCGAAACTTTCGAGTGTCCACTCCCGCCCGAGGAAAACTGGCTCGAGGTCGTGATTCCGGCGGGCGAACGGCTCGAGTAGCTCGGTATCCGAGGCCGAGAATACATACCTCTGGACGCGCTCGCCTCGGGTATGCGCGTCGGCCTCATCTCAGACATCCACGCGAACCGGGTCGCGCTCGACGCCGTTCTGGACGACATGCCCAGGGTCGATCGCCTGCTCTGCGCGGGCGACGTCGTCGGCTACAACCCCTGGCCCGCGGACTGTCTCGAGACGGTGAGGAAACGCGGAATTCCGACGGTGATGGGCAACCACGACCGCGCGGTCGCCAGCGACACCGCCTTCCGGTTCAACGCGATGGCGAAGGCCGGCGTCGAGCACGCCCGTCGGGAGCTCTCCGATGAGCAGTTGGAGTGGCTCGCCGGGCTCCCCGAGGAACGAACGGAGCTAGATGGGAAGGTGAAGCTCGTCCACGGCCACCCCGAGAACCCCGACCACTACACCTACCCCGAGGAGTTCGGGCCCGACCTTCTGGACGAGGAGGAACTGCTCGTGTTGGGCCACACCCACGTTCAGGTCCATGAGGTCTACGAGGAGGGGATCGTCTGCAATCCGGGCAGCGTCGGTCAGCCCCGTGACGGCGATCCCAGAGGGGCCTACGCGGTCGTGGACCTCGACGATCGGACCGTCGAGGAACGACGTGTCGAGTACGATATCGAGCGGGTGATCGACGCCGTCGAGGAGGCAGGGCTTCCCGGGCGAATCGGGGCTCGGCTCCGCGAGGGGCAGTGATCAGAACGCCCTCTGGAGCACTTCGAGAGTTCGCTCGCGGTCGGCCCACGGGACGAAGACGGCGACGCTCGTCGCGCTGGTGATCACGTCGTGGACCGTGATGTTCTGCTCTGCGATCGGCGTGATCACCCCTTGGATGATCCCCGACTGGTTGGGGAGTTCCCCGCCCGTGACGCGGATCACCGCGAAATCTCCCTCAAGGGTCACGCTCGAAAGGGCGTCGTCCTCGATGACCGCCTCGTGTAGGATCGCCTCGGTCTCCTCTGCGGCGTCGGTGTCGACGTAGAAAGTAACGGAGTCCATCCCGCTCGCGACCGCATCGAGGTTGATCCCCTCCCCGGCCAGCGGCGCCGAGAGATCCGAAAGGATCCCCGGCCGGTTGCGAATCGCCCGGCCCGCGATCGTCACACAGGCCAGTGGCTCCTCGCGCATGTCGACGAGGTTCTCGAACTCGCCCTCGATGCTCGTTCCGCCGGTCAGTAGGTCGCCGTGCTGGTAGTGGACGACGCGCACGCCCATCCGACCGTCCTTATAGGAGAGCGCCGACGGGGCGACGACCTCCGCACCGCGAAACGAGAGGTTGCGCAGTTCGTCGACCGAAATCTCGCCGACGTTTCGCGCACCCTCGACCACGGAGGGGTCTCCGGTCATCACGCCCTCGACGTCGGTGACGATGACCACCTCATCGGCGTCCATGTACTTGCCCAGCATCACGGCCGTCGTGTCGCTTCCACCTCGCCCCAGTGTGGTGACGCTCCCCTCACGAGTTTCGGCGAGGAAGCCGGTGATAACGGGGACGACCCCATCGAGGTCAGCGGCGAGTTCCTTCGCGCGCCGGCGGGTCTCCTCGACGTCGACCTCACCGTACTCGTCGGTGATGATCGGCCACTCCTCGCGGCCGGGTTCGACGAAGATCGCCTCGACGCCGCGCGAGGCCAGTGCGGCCTTCAACATCCGCACGGACGTGCGCTCGCCCATGCTGACGATCTCTGCTTTGTCCGCCTCGTCGGTCTCGAAGGTGATGTCCTCCAGCAGATCGTCGGTAGTCGAGCCCATGGCACTCGCGACGACCGCGATCTCGTGGCCGCCCGCGACCGCGCTCGCGATCGAGTCGGCGGCGCGGTTGATCCGGTCGCCGCTTCCCAAACTGGTGCCGCCGAACTTCGCTACGACGCGCATGCGTTTTCACCCGCGTGTGTCGTGCTCATGGGGGTTGATAGCAAAAGCGGACAAATAACCCTACTCATCCGGAGCAGAATTTCCCGACCCACCATCCCGGCGGCCCCGCTCAGGTGAACTTCCGGGCCGTGACGTCGAGCGTATCCAGATCCACGATCGGAGCATAGCCCACGTCGGGGTCGATGTTGACGCTGCGCTGGAATTCGGTCTGTTCCTGCCAGCAGCCGCTGTTGATCGCGGTCACGTTGTTGTAGGTGCCGAAGCCGAGCTTGTGGACGTGGCCCGTGTGGAAGACGTCGGGCACCTCGTCGATCACCAGATAGTCGCGTTCCTCGGGTGCGATCCGCATCTTCCCGCCGTATTTGGGCGCGACGTGGCGCTTCTTCAGCAGGTGGTACATCGCCTTCTCGGGGTTATCGTAGCTCGCTTTTTCTTCAGGTAAGTCCGCGATCATCTCGTCGAGGCTCATCCCGTGGTACATCAACACGGAAACGTCCTCGATGGTCACGGTCGAGGGGTTGCCCGTAATGCGGGCATCGTGGGCGCTCATGATCCCTCTGAGTTCCTCGTCGAAGGCCGGCTGGGGTTCGGCGAGACGCACCGCGTCGTGGTTGCCGGGGATCATGACGATCTCCAGATCGCCGGGAACCTCCTTCAGGTACTCCGCGAACGCCTCGTACTGCTCGTAGATGTCGACGATGTCGAGTTCCTCGTCCTGGTTCGGATAGATACCCACACCCTCGACCATGTCGCCCGCCAGCAGCAGGTACTCGACGTCTTGGGCCTCCGCGGTGTGGAGCCAGTCGGCAAAGCGGCTCCAGGCGTCGGCGGCGAACTCCTGGCTGCCGACATGGACGTCCGAGATGAGCGCGGCCTGGACGTGTCTGTCGGCGGTGTTCGGTTTGTGGGTGTGGGGGACGTCGGGGAAGAAGATCTCGTCGGTGAAGAGGATGCCCGCGTCGTCGGCGAGCGTTCCCCGAACCGCGATCACCTCGTCGTAGACGAGTTCGTTCACGAGGTCCGCGATCTCACGGTCCTTCATCACCAGGCATGGGAAAACACCAGTGGTGTCCTCGAGTTCGATCAACCAGTGACCGCTCGCGGTCGAGCGGATGTCGTTGACCATTCCGATCATCTCGGCGTCGCTTCCGCCGGGCATCGACTGGATCGCGTCGGCGGGCCGGTGGTTGACTCGTCCTCGAAGCTTGCCGGCGAGGCGCTCGTAGCGATCGCGAAAAACGGTCACGAACTCCGAGTACTCGCCGGTTCCCGTACTCTGGCCGGTGATATCGCCCAGGATATCGACGAGCCGTTCTTCGGGGTCGGTCGGAACCCGCTCGCCGTCGCCGCCGGGTTCGTTCGTCGTCGGAACCGAGTCGTCACCCCTATCCTTCGTTTCGACTGGAGTGACAGCGCCGCCATCGGCGACGCTATCGGATCCTTCTGCATCGGAAACAGGGGGGTCGGGGTTCGGGGTGGTCGTGGGAGTACGCGGCGAGTCGCGGGTGTCCCCCTCGACGACCTCTCGGAGGTGGTCGCCGGTGATCTTGAAGGCGTCGGGAGGTGCGGCCTCGACGGCTCGGTCGAGGGCGCGTTCGGGGTCCGACGCGCTCGCGAGCAGGGTGACGGCCTCGCGGTCGGCGTTGTAGCCGCGGGCGGCGAGTTCGGCGATGATCCGTCTGTCCGTCTCTCCGGGCACGACCCCAGGATACAGGGGGTAGAATGAAAAGCGTGCCGAAAGGCGGACCCAGAAGGTTGAAACCAGAACGCCCCAGTAGGAGTGACAATGAGTTCCCCCGGCGACGGTCGGTCGCCCTCCGACGAGGAGTCGACACACGACGGCGAACGAGCGGATCGCCCCGAAACCGTCCGGGGCTGGCTTCGCTGGTTCTGGACCGTCGACCGCGGCAGCGCGATGGTGGTTCGGGAGTTCCTCGTCAGCGTCGGGATGGTGCTGGTCGTCGGACTGCTCCTCTTCTCGCTGGCGGGCGTCTGGCCGCCGATGGTCGCCATCGAGAGCGGGAGCATGGAGCCGAACATGCATCCCAACGATCTGGTCTTCATCACCGACAACGACCGGTTCGTGAACGACGCCGCCTACGGCTCGACTGGTGTCGTGACCTACGAGGCGGGCCAGGAGTCGGGCTACGAGAAGTTCAACGGGTACGGCGACGTGATCATCTACGAACCAAACGGCAACGACCGGCAGGTACCGATCATCCACCGGGCGCATTTCTGGGTCGAGGAGGGCGAGAACTGGTATGACCGAGCCGATCCGGAGCACGTCGGTAACGCGGCCGACTGCGAGGAACTCCGCAACTGCCCCGCGCCCAACGCCGGGTTCATCACCAAGGGCGACAACGAGGTGACGAACCAGCGATACGACCAGGCCAGAGGGATCAGCGGGCCCGTCGCCGAGGAGTGGGTGATCGGCACCGCCGAGGTCCGCATCCCGTGGCTGGGCTGGGTCCGGCTACAACTCTCCGAACTTGCCGCCGGCGGCACGCCACAGGTCGTCCTCGATACGTCACCGGTTTCGGTGGACACTCCAACTTCGGACGGATGGACCGCGCCGACAAAGTGGGCCGACCCCATAGTCGCGTAGCTCTTCGAGAACAGGTGTAGCAGGACGGATCGACCGTTCAGTTGTCGAAACGAGCCTGCACGAAGGGCTGGATCTCCTCGATCTCCGAGAGCCGCGAATCCGCGAGTAGAACGGCTTCCGTCTCCTCGATCGGAACTGACAGACTGATCTCCTTCGTGCGGCCGTACCGCCCCTTCGAGACGACGATCGCGTTGACGATCCCCAGCATGTCGAGTTCGCTGATGAGGTCGGTGACGCGGCGCTGGGTCAACACGTCGGCGTCGACCTCCTCGCACAGGCGCTTGTAGATGTTGAACACCTCGCCCGTGTTGACGTTGTGGACGCCGTTTTTCTCGAGGAGGACGATCGAAAAGAGCACGAGCTTCGACTGGGTCGGGAGGGTCCGTACGACCTCCACGACCCTGTCGAGTTCGATCTTGTCCTGAGCCTGGCGGACGTGGCTCTCGTCGACGCGCTCGGACTGGCTCCGCTCGGCGAGCTCGCCCGCCGTTCTGAGGAGGTCGAGCGCCCGGCGGGCGTCGCCGTGTTCCTGGGCGGCAAACGCGGCACACAGCGGGATCACGTCGTCGGTCAGCGCGGCGTCCTCGAAGGCGATGTCCGCGCGGTGCTGAAGGATGTCCCGGAGCTGGTTCGCGTCGTACGGCGGGAAGACGATCTCCTCCTCACCCAGCGAGGATTTGACGCGCGGGTCGAGGAAGTCGGTGAACTTCAGGTCGTTACTGATCCCCATGATCGACACTCTCGAGTTGTCGAGTTCGGAGTTCATCCGCGAGAGGTTGTACAGGGTGTCGTCGCCCGACTTCTCGACGAGCTTGTCGATCTCGTCGAGCATGATGACGACGACGCGCTCGCGGTAGTCGACGGCGTCGAAGAACTCCTTGTACACCCTGTCGGTGGGCCACCCGGTCATCGGCACCGACTCCATCTCCTCGAGTTCCCCTTCGAGCCCCTCGATCCGCGAGTCGATCTGCCCCGTGTTCTCGAAGGGGGTCGCTTCGAGTGCGGTCGCCCCCTCCTCGACGGCCTCGCGCAGATCCGCGAGATCCGAGAGCCGACGCTCGACGTGGGCCTCGTTCTGCTCGATGAACTTGTTGGCCAGTTGCGCGAGCACTCGATACTGGGTGTCGGTCACCTCGCAGTTGATGTACTCGACCTCGCAGGGGACGTCGTACTTCTTCGAGGTCTGTTCCAGTTCCTGGCTGACGAACTTCGCGCTCGCGGTCTTTCCGGTCCCGGTCTTCCCGTAGATGAGGATGTTCGAGGGCGTCTCACCCCGGAGTGCGGCGACGAGGATCGTCGCCATCTTGTTGATCTGTTCCGAGCGATGCGGGAGTTCGTGGGGGGTGTAGGACGGTCTGAGGACCTCCTTGTTCTCGAAGATCGGGTCGCCGGCCAGCAGGTCGTCGAACAGCCCCTGCGAACCCGATTCCGACTCCTCGAGCACTCCCTCTTCGAGGACGTCCTCGACGTCGACGGCAAACGATCTGTCTTGCTCCTCGTCGTCCGCGCGGTCCCCGTCCGGTGAATCGTTCGCTGTCATGGATCGTGCGTTTCCCGTCCTCGAACCCCCCTGTTTCAACTGGAGGTTGCCGCTCGAACACCCATACTGGCGCTAGAACCGTCCGAAACGATCGATATGAGGGCATCCAAGCGGACGATGAGTGAAACGTAGTGCAGCCGAACCCAAGGTTACAGCGGACCTTAAAACTGTCTTTCCGTCACGAGTGCTGTTCGAGTGGGTAATACTTCTATCTTTTCTGATGTTTTAACTGAACCCCCCACCCCTTCGTTTCGGGTGGAACGGAAACGAGACGCCCCCCTCCCCCTCGAAGGGATATAGAAGAGGAAACTACTAAGACTATAGAGAGAGAACCAGATCCGTAGTACAGTAGTAGAGTTTAGCTAGAATAGAATATTTATTGTCTAGATATATTTTACTAGTGGAATTTATTCGATTTGCGATCGGGGCCCGTCGGATCGAGCGTCTCCAGTCGAAACGAAGGGGTGGGGGGATGACACCGAGAGTTCCCACCTCACGTCGAATCGATGGAAGGTAGTCCCGATATTGGGTTCTGATACGTTCCAGTTCGATCCCTCAGCCGGCCCGGGAGAGTTTCACATCACATATCGTATGGGTGTCTGACGCAGGCTTAAGTACCCCTAACTATTCGTCTACGCGCATGGACGCGCCGTCTGGCGCGGGAGGACAGGATGGGACTGTTCACAGATATCAAAGATAGTATCTCACGCGCGGCAGATCGGCTCTTCGCTACCGATACGCAGAAGCGGATCGGCATCTACGGCCCGCCGAACGCGGGCAAGACGACGCTTGCGAACCGAATCGCCCGTGACTGGACCGGCGACGCGGTCGGCCCGGAGAGTCACGTACCACACGAGACCCGACGTGCCCGCCGGAAGGAGAACGTCGAGATAAAGCGAAACGGTCAGTCGGTCTCGATCGACATCGTTGACACCCCAGGGGTGACCACGAAGGTCGACTACAACGAGTTCCTCGACTACGACATGGAGGAGGAGGACGCCGTCCGGCGCTCGCGGGAGGCCACCGAGGGCGTCGCCGAGGCGATGCACTGGCTGCGCGAGGACGTCGACGGCGTCATTTACGTGCTCGACAGTACGGACGACCCCTTCACGCAGGTCAACACGATGCTGGTGGGGATCATCGAGAGCCAGAACCTCCCCGTATTGATCTTCGCGAACAAGATCGACCTGGAAGAGGCGAACGTCAAACGGATCGAGAACGCCTTCCCGCAGCACGAAACCGTCGAGCTGTCGGCGCTCGAAGGGGAGAACATGGACGAAGTGTACGACAAGATCGCGGAGTACTTCGGGTGATCGAATGGCAGAGATAACCGGTTCGGACGGCAACGGAGTGCAGATCGACCTCATCAGCGGCGAGCGCATGGACGAACTCGCGAGCATGGAGAAGATCCGGATGATCCTCGACGGCGTCCACGACGG
The sequence above is a segment of the Halalkalicoccus subterraneus genome. Coding sequences within it:
- a CDS encoding DUF1684 domain-containing protein, which gives rise to MADDPEFDVEDWRAELEEKRDEKDEFFSTHPQSPIPPEGRGGFDGLDYFEPDPQYRLKATVSIPEDPASDPVYMETTAGGEVRYLRTVVLTMDLEREDPDLADTELELAGYEQEGTDGALFVPFRDKTTGQMTYEGGRYMELAAEDDLAEGDSIVVDFNLAYTPFCAYSETFECPLPPEENWLEVVIPAGERLE
- a CDS encoding metallophosphoesterase family protein, coding for MRVGLISDIHANRVALDAVLDDMPRVDRLLCAGDVVGYNPWPADCLETVRKRGIPTVMGNHDRAVASDTAFRFNAMAKAGVEHARRELSDEQLEWLAGLPEERTELDGKVKLVHGHPENPDHYTYPEEFGPDLLDEEELLVLGHTHVQVHEVYEEGIVCNPGSVGQPRDGDPRGAYAVVDLDDRTVEERRVEYDIERVIDAVEEAGLPGRIGARLREGQ
- a CDS encoding aspartate kinase; the encoded protein is MRVVAKFGGTSLGSGDRINRAADSIASAVAGGHEIAVVASAMGSTTDDLLEDITFETDEADKAEIVSMGERTSVRMLKAALASRGVEAIFVEPGREEWPIITDEYGEVDVEETRRRAKELAADLDGVVPVITGFLAETREGSVTTLGRGGSDTTAVMLGKYMDADEVVIVTDVEGVMTGDPSVVEGARNVGEISVDELRNLSFRGAEVVAPSALSYKDGRMGVRVVHYQHGDLLTGGTSIEGEFENLVDMREEPLACVTIAGRAIRNRPGILSDLSAPLAGEGINLDAVASGMDSVTFYVDTDAAEETEAILHEAVIEDDALSSVTLEGDFAVIRVTGGELPNQSGIIQGVITPIAEQNITVHDVITSATSVAVFVPWADRERTLEVLQRAF
- a CDS encoding DNA-directed DNA polymerase II small subunit — its product is MPGETDRRIIAELAARGYNADREAVTLLASASDPERALDRAVEAAPPDAFKITGDHLREVVEGDTRDSPRTPTTTPNPDPPVSDAEGSDSVADGGAVTPVETKDRGDDSVPTTNEPGGDGERVPTDPEERLVDILGDITGQSTGTGEYSEFVTVFRDRYERLAGKLRGRVNHRPADAIQSMPGGSDAEMIGMVNDIRSTASGHWLIELEDTTGVFPCLVMKDREIADLVNELVYDEVIAVRGTLADDAGILFTDEIFFPDVPHTHKPNTADRHVQAALISDVHVGSQEFAADAWSRFADWLHTAEAQDVEYLLLAGDMVEGVGIYPNQDEELDIVDIYEQYEAFAEYLKEVPGDLEIVMIPGNHDAVRLAEPQPAFDEELRGIMSAHDARITGNPSTVTIEDVSVLMYHGMSLDEMIADLPEEKASYDNPEKAMYHLLKKRHVAPKYGGKMRIAPEERDYLVIDEVPDVFHTGHVHKLGFGTYNNVTAINSGCWQEQTEFQRSVNIDPDVGYAPIVDLDTLDVTARKFT
- a CDS encoding S26 family signal peptidase, with amino-acid sequence MSSPGDGRSPSDEESTHDGERADRPETVRGWLRWFWTVDRGSAMVVREFLVSVGMVLVVGLLLFSLAGVWPPMVAIESGSMEPNMHPNDLVFITDNDRFVNDAAYGSTGVVTYEAGQESGYEKFNGYGDVIIYEPNGNDRQVPIIHRAHFWVEEGENWYDRADPEHVGNAADCEELRNCPAPNAGFITKGDNEVTNQRYDQARGISGPVAEEWVIGTAEVRIPWLGWVRLQLSELAAGGTPQVVLDTSPVSVDTPTSDGWTAPTKWADPIVA
- a CDS encoding Cdc6/Cdc18 family protein: MTANDSPDGDRADDEEQDRSFAVDVEDVLEEGVLEESESGSQGLFDDLLAGDPIFENKEVLRPSYTPHELPHRSEQINKMATILVAALRGETPSNILIYGKTGTGKTASAKFVSQELEQTSKKYDVPCEVEYINCEVTDTQYRVLAQLANKFIEQNEAHVERRLSDLADLREAVEEGATALEATPFENTGQIDSRIEGLEGELEEMESVPMTGWPTDRVYKEFFDAVDYRERVVVIMLDEIDKLVEKSGDDTLYNLSRMNSELDNSRVSIMGISNDLKFTDFLDPRVKSSLGEEEIVFPPYDANQLRDILQHRADIAFEDAALTDDVIPLCAAFAAQEHGDARRALDLLRTAGELAERSQSERVDESHVRQAQDKIELDRVVEVVRTLPTQSKLVLFSIVLLEKNGVHNVNTGEVFNIYKRLCEEVDADVLTQRRVTDLISELDMLGIVNAIVVSKGRYGRTKEISLSVPIEETEAVLLADSRLSEIEEIQPFVQARFDN
- a CDS encoding Era-like GTP-binding protein; amino-acid sequence: MGLFTDIKDSISRAADRLFATDTQKRIGIYGPPNAGKTTLANRIARDWTGDAVGPESHVPHETRRARRKENVEIKRNGQSVSIDIVDTPGVTTKVDYNEFLDYDMEEEDAVRRSREATEGVAEAMHWLREDVDGVIYVLDSTDDPFTQVNTMLVGIIESQNLPVLIFANKIDLEEANVKRIENAFPQHETVELSALEGENMDEVYDKIAEYFG